The sequence CATAATAATCCGCTTTCTCCTTCTGGCAGAAATAGGGGGTCTCGAACAGCTCCTGCAGCAAAATAATCTGCGCTCCCTGGGCCGCTGCTTCTCTGACCAATATTTCGGCCTTGCTGATATTCTCATCTATGTTGCTGGAACAGCTCATTTGTGTCGCAGCTACTTTTACTTTTCTCACGGGTACTGTCCTCCTTATAAATAGATGTCCGCTCTATAACTTGTCTAATCGATTACCTCGATTATATAGAGACTGGCATTTGCTGTGTGGTGCAGTGTACGTTGCCGCCTTCGGTAATGACCGCCATTCCATTTACTGTACGAATTCTACGGTCTGGGAACAGTTCAGTAAGCACTTGCTCGGCGAGTCTATCCGTTTCTGCTGCTGTTCCGCCGAACACCGGCAAAATTATACCGCCGTTCACAAAGTAAAAGTTCAAATAGCTGAGCGTCAGCCGGCCCTCCTCGCCATCCACGCGGGGCGGCTGCTGAATCTTAATAATCTCCAGCTTCCGGCCTTGGGCATCGATGGCATTCTCCAAAATACGCACATTCTCCGCTGTGATCTCATAGTTCTCGTCCTGAGGATCCTCACAGAACTGAATAATGACTTTACCTGGTGCAGCAAAACAAGCAATATTGTCGACATGTCCATCGGTTTCATCCCCGCTTAACCCGCGTTTCAGCCAGATGATGGATTCTGTCCCTGTATATTTCATTACATAATTCTCAATATCTCCCCGTCCCAGTTCAGGGTTGCGGTTGACGTTAAGCAAGCATTCTTCAGTTGTTAATAATGTTCCTTCTCCATCCGTATGGATAGAGCCACCTTCCATTACAAGCGGCGCATCAAAACGGGTCACTTTCAGCTGCTCCAGAATCTGCGGGGCTACCTTATCGTCCAGATCCCAAGGCGCATATTTACCACCCCAGGCATTAAACTTCCAGTTCACTCCAGCAAGTTTACCTTCTTTATTCACTACAAAAGTAGGTCCATTATCACGCAGCCAAGCATCGCTATGCTCAATAGGGAGCAACGTTACATTTGTTCCACCGACTAGAGACTTTACTCTTTCCAATTCGTCTGGATTCACAAGCACTGTTACCGGTTCGAACTCTGCCATAGCCGCTATGATATCAGCGTAACCTTGGCATACAGAGACGTGGTTGTCCGGGAAACACATGGAGGCCTGCACAGGCCAGGAAATAAAAGTACGCTGGTGTTTGGCCCATTCTGCGGGCATTGTATAGTTCAAATCTTTAGGATACATTCGTTAGCTACCTTTACTGTTATATTTGAAGCCAGCTTGCCTTAAAGCTCCTTACCCATCATACAATAATATGTTGAAGGGCTCAATTCCTTGTGAAGATGCTGATTAAAACGTAATATTTCTAATCGTATTGCCTGCAAAATCCTTAACTATGAATTCCCCATTCTGCAGGACCGCATAAGAATTTGGATTGTTCTCTTTAGGGAGAGAGATTGAACCCGGATTGAGGACAAATATCCCTTCTTTAACTTCCGCCACTGGTACATGGGTATGCCCTTGGATAAAGATATCCTTCTCCGAAAGCTGAGGCAAATGCTCCATACTAAAGCCATGCCCGTGCGTAGCATAAATTCGTCTGCCTTCATGCAGAATTAATACATAATCGCCCATCATCGGGAATTGCAGCAGCATCTGGTCCACCTCAGCATCACAATTGCCGCGCACAGCGACGATGGTCCGGTGATTGGCGTTATAATCGTTCAGTCTGCTGGCCACACCCTGCGGGTCATAACCATCGGGCAGCGGATTCCTTGGTCCATGATATAAAAAGTCTCCTAATATAACGAGGCAGTCCGGCTGCTCCTCGGCAACTTGTTCCAACGCTCGTTCCAACCAAAATAACGATCCATGAATATCAGAAATAAACATCAGCTTCATCGTGCATTCTCCCCTTTTCAAATTTACTGCTATCTTAGCTTCGAACGTTCCTATAACGCAAAGCGGACGCCCCTCTGGGCGCCCCTGTTCTTCTGAATACTACTTCTATACTTACGGCAAATTCGATGATCCCATGAGGAAGCGATCTACTTCACGAGCAGCCTGACGGCCTTCGTTAATTGCCCACACAACAAGGCTTTGTCCGCGGCGCATGTCGCCTGCAGCAAATACTGCTTCCACATTCGTAGCTTGTGCTCCGAATTCCGCCTTGGCGTTAGAGCGCTCATCACGTTCTACTCCAAGCTGTCCCAGCACAGTTTCTTCAGGACCTGTAAAACCCAAAGCCAGCAGCACCAGCTGTGCCTTAAGGACTTCCTCACTGCCCGGAACTTCAACCGGGACGATTCGGCCCTGTTCATTACGAGTCCATTCAATACGTACAGTATGCAGCTCCTGCACCTGTCCCCCATCATTGCCGACAAAGCGTTTCGTCGAAACAAGATAACGGCGCGGGTCCTCCTTATATAACGAAGCCGCCTCTTCCTGACCATAATCAACTTTCAGTACCTTCGGCCATTCTGGCCAAGGATTGCCAGCCTGACGCGTTAATGGAGACTGTGGCATAATCTCTAGTTGGGTCACGCTGCGACAGCCGTGCCGGATCGAGGTGGCTACACAGTCCGTACCCGTATCACCGCCGCCGATGACCACTACATCCTTGCCTGCCGCCGACAGATACTCCCCATCCGCTAGATTGGAATCCAGCAGACTTTTAGTATTCAACGTCAGGAATTCCATCGCCTGATGAATGCCTGCCAGCTCACGTCCTTCTATAGGGAGGTCGCGGGCCTGCGTAGATCCACCGCACAGGACCACTGCATCATGCTCATCCTTCAGCTGTGTTGCGGAAATATCCACTCCGATCTCTGTGCGGGTTACGAAGATGACACCTTCAGCTGCAAGCAGATCGACCCGGCGCTGCACCGTTTTCTTATCAAGCTTCATATTTGGAATCCCGTAGGTCAGCAGACCACCAATACGATCTGCTCGTTCATACACGGTTACGCTATGTCCAGCCTTGTTGAGCTGGGCCGCACAGGCAAGACCTGCCGGACCCGAGCCTACTACAGCTATTTTTTTGCCCGTACGAGTCAACGGAGGCTCAGGAACAATCCAGCCCTCTGCGAAACCTTTATCTACAATCGCTTTTTCGATGGATTTTATCGTTACAGGATTGCCATTAAGCCCTACAGTACACGCGCCTTCACAAGGAGCTGGACATACACGTCCTGTAAATTCCGGAAAGTTATTAGTCTTGTGCAGACGCTTCAGCGCAACCTCCCAGTTGCCACGGTATACCATATCATTCCATTCCGGAATCAGGTTATGCACGGGACAGCCAGAGGCCATGCCTGACAGAATACGTCCCACATGACAAAACGGTGTGCCACAATCCATGCAGCGAGCGCCTTGCTCCTGTAGCTTCTCTTCATCCATCTTCACCGAAAATTCATTCCAATTCTTAATTCGCTCCAGAGGCTCACACTCTGAAGGCGTTTGCCGTTGATATTCCAAAAATCCTGTTGCTTTACCCATACCTGTCATCCTCCGAGTCTATCTGATTGGCCGCCGAATAAGTAAGACGGCATTCTTGTCCTAATTCGGCTCCAAAAGACAATTACTCTCTGTTGCCGACTATCATTCTGTCACTGTAAAGCAGCGAAGTGGGGAGCTGCGACAAAACAACTGTTGCCTGCAGTACAACCCCCCAGCAAGGGTTAATAAGGGGAATAAATGCTTTTATATTAACACCGAATTTCCTGCCCGAACATGAGTAATGTCACCTTTTACACCAAAACATCGGGGTTACACGTGAATATAGAAGTGACAGCAAGCGCTGTTCTCTTTTAAGTGCAGTATACAATATTCAGACGTAGTCAAGGAAGGGTTATCTTTATATAATCAGAGAGGTGCAAATATTAAATGAAAAAAATTGGTTTTTCTACTCGCTACATGTAGTATCGTAGGGGCTATCACTGCTCCAATTGTGCCAAGCATATCATACAGTACCAAAGAACCTGTTGTCATAATAAACCCCACACGATCTTGGAATCGGAAGCTAATGAATAACCTGATGACACTTAAATAAGAGGCGTTCCTGGAGTGATCCAGGAACGCCTTTTTTGCGAGTTGCAAGCAGTCTGGAGTTGCACTAATAGCGCTGCTCCTTTTTTTGTTCCCGCAGATAATCTGAAACCCTATGTATTGCAACTTCATTCTAAAATATTACATATATAAGGCATTTTGCCAATAGGGTTATAGATTAAAGCCTGGATGAAACTATGGCTACCCGGCCAAAACGATCATCCCAATACCGGAGGTTGCAACTTTACCTCCGTCCAGCTTCTGCACCAGCTCTTTACCGAACAATATCTTCCATTCACCCAACTGCGGCAAATCCAGTATAGTCAGGTCAGGGTTGGCATTATAGAGAACATATAAGGATTGCGCGGGGTCGCCTCCAGCATGGTTCCGAAGTGTATAAGCTACCGCACCAGCAGGTGCCTTCTCAAATATTAGATGCTTGCGAATATCTTCAGCATTGCGCAGGCGGAAAGCCGGATGGTCTTTACGCAGCGAAATCAACTGCTTCATATAGGCGACATCCTCCTCATGAGCAGCGCATTGTACCCAATCCATACAGTTGAGCTCGGCTGAAGATTTGAAGCTGTTCTCCACACCTTTTTTGGTACGCATAAATTCTTGACCGGCATGGAGAAAAGGAATTCCCTGGCTCGTCAATACCATGGCAGAAGCAAGCCTATGCATGGCGCGCCGCTGTTCCTCTGTCTGTCCTTGGCTGGATAATACAATCTTATCCCAGAGAGTATGATTGTCATGACACTCCACATAGTTCACACATTGTTGTGGCTCATCAGCAAATTGGCCAATTTCTTGACTGTGAACAATACCTCCGGCGATTCCCGTCTTCACGGCCTGCTCCAAGCCAGACTTCCCGCCGATAAAGCCGGGCTGATCATACAGAAACAGATTTCCTTTAATCGCATCCCGAAAGCCATCATTAAAATGTCCGATTCCGGGCAGCTGGTCCGCATTAGTCTGATTTGCAAGCTGCTCCATCGGCAACTCGGTCTCCATAATCCAGCCTTCGCCGATCGTTAGAAGCGACGGATTGACTTCGTCCAGCCGGCGCCGGATTTCTTTCATTGTGCCAATATCCATAAGTCCCATCAGATCAAAGCGAAAACCATCAATATGATACTCCTTGGCCCAATAAAGCACAGATTCTACGATAAAACGGGACATCATCACATGTTCGGTAGCGGTATCGTTACCACAACCACTGCCGTTCGAGAGACTCCCATCCCGCTTATAGCGCAAATAATAACCAGGCACCAGCTTCGTGAAATGGATAAGGTAGCCATCATAAACATGGTTATAGACGACATCCATAATGACGCGTAAACCCCGATCATGCAAGGCCTGAACCATTGTTTTGAGCTCCTGAATCCGTAGGCCTGGAACATAAGGATCCGTCGCATAAGAGCCCTCGGGAGCATTATAATTCAACGGATCATATCCCCAGTTGTAGTGAGGCTCATCCAGCTTGGTTTCATCAACACTTTCTGTTGCATAATCGAAAATAGGCAGTAGTTGTACATGGGTAACTCCGAGATCAGCAATATGATCCAGACCTGTGAGAATTCCTTCAGGCCCACGGGTACCCTCTTCAGCCAAACCGAGATATTGCCCTTTATGGACAATGCCACTTGCCGGATGTATGGACAAATCACGCAGATGAAGCTCATAAATAATGGCATCTACCACGTTATCCAGAGGTGGCTTATCTTCAGTCCACCGCTGCGGGTCCGTCTTGCACAGATCTATAATGACGCCACGATCCCCATTCACTCCGACGGCACGCACATATGGATCAACCGCTTCGTTCCATTTATCACCGATACGCACACGATATGTATAATACTTGCCCTCTAAATCACCGTCAACCGTCAGTCTCCAAGCCCCGCGAACGTCACGGATCATAGGAACTGTATGTGCCTGTTCTACCTTCCACGAATCATACATTGCGACCTCTGCTTCCTGTGCAGTTGGTGCCCATAAACAGAATACGGATTGTGCTTTTGAATAGGTCACACCAAGATCTTCCCCGTCATAACTGAACAAGGTGTCAAAATCCTGATCGAATACCGAAATACCGCCAGTAGCCGCTGGGTCACCGAAATAAATCTTTTCTTTCATTTCCTTTTGTACAGACAAAGAAACCTCTCTCCTTTACCCTTTATTAACTGAAATTATAATAGGATTTTATCTTTAGTGCAAACGTTTGAACTGTTATTCTTCCTTCGGTTCACTAGCTTCTATGATATTCAGAGCTACCATCGTAATGATGCCCTTATTCGGAGAAAAGAGCATGCGCCGTTCTTTACTGGGGGCAAAGCCACCATCTTTATACTTGATACCATTATCAAGAACAATGAGGATAGGAGTCGCGCCATCCGCAAACGTCTCATATCCTATTCCGAGCACCCAATGGTAAGCATAAGCATATCTCCCTCTCCAGCGAAAAGTGAACCACTTGTCGAATTTGATAGCTACCGGCCGCTCCGCATCGATTTCCGCTATATATCTGTTGATATCCTTGAAGGTCGTTAGCGAAAGTTGGTACCGTGCCTCCGTTTCAGAAGAAGCTCCTATGTAGTCTTTGATTCCTCTTATAAAGCTGCGCACGCTCATTCCCCAAGGGGTTCCCCCATGATGACTGTACATGTGATTAATATGCTCCACTTTGGAATAAAAATGATTTTCCCCGCCAATAAAATGCTTCCCCTGACGAGTACTCCAATATTCCATTAATGCGGCCATCGTTGCTGGCCCGCAAGCCGAGGCGGGTGAAGCCACACCGGGTTCCCATTGCGTGTAAGGTTCTACTGTCAGCTTATGATGGGACTGTCCCGGCTTCATATGGATATCTTCTCCCATCGCTGCTGTAATATCCGTTCAATCTCTGAGGCAAGAAAGGGCTTACTGATAAAATCCTGCATCCCTACTGCCAGACATTTCTCATGATCTTCACTTCTAGCATATGCTGTCACTGCGACGATTATGGGCTGGCGTTCCTGTGGAACACGATCCCTGATTAGGGCGGCCGCCGTAAGTCCGCTCATTAACGGCATCTGCAGATCCATAAACACAAGGTCATATGGCACTAGCAGCACTGCTTGCAGTGCTTGTTCCCCATTCTCCACCAAATCTGCCTGATACCCCCACTTCTGCAGTATCGTCAGGAGTAGCTTTTGATTAATTGGATGATCCTCAGCGATTAGAATCCGCAACGGGCCATATTTGGCTGCAGGCGAGAGAAGGCTTTCTTTAACGGCTACTTCTGCTGTAGCAGTTACCTCTTCGAAGCAATCCTCATAGTCACTTTCAGCATGTACTGGCAATAAGAAGTAAAAGTTCGAGCCTTTACCTTCCCTGCTCTCCACTCCAATCGCTCCACCCATAAGCTCCACGAGCTTTTTGCAGATGGCAAGCCCTAAACCTGTTCCACCATACTTACGGTTAAGCGACGGATGCAACTGCGAGAAAGATTGAAACAACAGATTCTGCTTCTCAGCTGGAATACCGATTCCCGTATCTCTGACATTAAACTTCAAAGCCTGTTTCTTCATGTAGGGCCAAGGCTCTCTTTCTACGTGAATGCAAACGTTGCCCTGCTCTGTAAATTTAACTGCATTGCTAACGAGATTGAGCAGCACTTGGCGTATCCGTGCTGAATCCCCCATAATCAGTGGGGGAACGTCAGCAGCAACGGTGCAGGTTAGCTGAATATTCTTCTCTAGGGCTTTCGCCGAGAATAATTCGGTTACACTTTCCAATACCGCTTGCAGACCCACCTGTTCGTGCACAATCGTCATTTTACCGGCTTCAATTTTACTGAAATCCAGAACCTCATTCAGAATATACAGCAATGAATTACTGCTCTGACTAATGATATCCATATACCCACGCTGTTCTTCATCTAGTTCCGTATCTGCCAGCAGATCTGTCATACCCATAATCCCGTTCATTGGTGTCCGCAGCTCATGGCTCATAATGGCCAGAAAATCAGATTTAGCTTGATCGGCCTTCTCCGCAGATTCCTTTGCTCGGATAATTTCTTTCTCGTCCGTTATATCGCGGAAGACTACAACTGCACCAATACGCTCTCCTTTATCAAACAGCGGGGTAACCTGACACTCAGCAAGAAAGCTAGCGCCATCTTTTCGCCACAGAACAGCATCCTTACTCTGATAATATTTTCCATACTGGATGGCCTGCATAAGCGGCGAATCCTC comes from Paenibacillus sp. 19GGS1-52 and encodes:
- a CDS encoding agmatine deiminase family protein — protein: MYPKDLNYTMPAEWAKHQRTFISWPVQASMCFPDNHVSVCQGYADIIAAMAEFEPVTVLVNPDELERVKSLVGGTNVTLLPIEHSDAWLRDNGPTFVVNKEGKLAGVNWKFNAWGGKYAPWDLDDKVAPQILEQLKVTRFDAPLVMEGGSIHTDGEGTLLTTEECLLNVNRNPELGRGDIENYVMKYTGTESIIWLKRGLSGDETDGHVDNIACFAAPGKVIIQFCEDPQDENYEITAENVRILENAIDAQGRKLEIIKIQQPPRVDGEEGRLTLSYLNFYFVNGGIILPVFGGTAAETDRLAEQVLTELFPDRRIRTVNGMAVITEGGNVHCTTQQMPVSI
- the yfcE gene encoding phosphodiesterase, whose product is MKLMFISDIHGSLFWLERALEQVAEEQPDCLVILGDFLYHGPRNPLPDGYDPQGVASRLNDYNANHRTIVAVRGNCDAEVDQMLLQFPMMGDYVLILHEGRRIYATHGHGFSMEHLPQLSEKDIFIQGHTHVPVAEVKEGIFVLNPGSISLPKENNPNSYAVLQNGEFIVKDFAGNTIRNITF
- a CDS encoding glutamate synthase subunit beta, translated to MGKATGFLEYQRQTPSECEPLERIKNWNEFSVKMDEEKLQEQGARCMDCGTPFCHVGRILSGMASGCPVHNLIPEWNDMVYRGNWEVALKRLHKTNNFPEFTGRVCPAPCEGACTVGLNGNPVTIKSIEKAIVDKGFAEGWIVPEPPLTRTGKKIAVVGSGPAGLACAAQLNKAGHSVTVYERADRIGGLLTYGIPNMKLDKKTVQRRVDLLAAEGVIFVTRTEIGVDISATQLKDEHDAVVLCGGSTQARDLPIEGRELAGIHQAMEFLTLNTKSLLDSNLADGEYLSAAGKDVVVIGGGDTGTDCVATSIRHGCRSVTQLEIMPQSPLTRQAGNPWPEWPKVLKVDYGQEEAASLYKEDPRRYLVSTKRFVGNDGGQVQELHTVRIEWTRNEQGRIVPVEVPGSEEVLKAQLVLLALGFTGPEETVLGQLGVERDERSNAKAEFGAQATNVEAVFAAGDMRRGQSLVVWAINEGRQAAREVDRFLMGSSNLP
- the pulA gene encoding type I pullulanase; this translates as MSVQKEMKEKIYFGDPAATGGISVFDQDFDTLFSYDGEDLGVTYSKAQSVFCLWAPTAQEAEVAMYDSWKVEQAHTVPMIRDVRGAWRLTVDGDLEGKYYTYRVRIGDKWNEAVDPYVRAVGVNGDRGVIIDLCKTDPQRWTEDKPPLDNVVDAIIYELHLRDLSIHPASGIVHKGQYLGLAEEGTRGPEGILTGLDHIADLGVTHVQLLPIFDYATESVDETKLDEPHYNWGYDPLNYNAPEGSYATDPYVPGLRIQELKTMVQALHDRGLRVIMDVVYNHVYDGYLIHFTKLVPGYYLRYKRDGSLSNGSGCGNDTATEHVMMSRFIVESVLYWAKEYHIDGFRFDLMGLMDIGTMKEIRRRLDEVNPSLLTIGEGWIMETELPMEQLANQTNADQLPGIGHFNDGFRDAIKGNLFLYDQPGFIGGKSGLEQAVKTGIAGGIVHSQEIGQFADEPQQCVNYVECHDNHTLWDKIVLSSQGQTEEQRRAMHRLASAMVLTSQGIPFLHAGQEFMRTKKGVENSFKSSAELNCMDWVQCAAHEEDVAYMKQLISLRKDHPAFRLRNAEDIRKHLIFEKAPAGAVAYTLRNHAGGDPAQSLYVLYNANPDLTILDLPQLGEWKILFGKELVQKLDGGKVATSGIGMIVLAG
- a CDS encoding C39 family peptidase is translated as MKPGQSHHKLTVEPYTQWEPGVASPASACGPATMAALMEYWSTRQGKHFIGGENHFYSKVEHINHMYSHHGGTPWGMSVRSFIRGIKDYIGASSETEARYQLSLTTFKDINRYIAEIDAERPVAIKFDKWFTFRWRGRYAYAYHWVLGIGYETFADGATPILIVLDNGIKYKDGGFAPSKERRMLFSPNKGIITMVALNIIEASEPKEE